CGTCCGTCTCGGGCTCGATGTACACCTTCCGGACGCTCTCGTTTGCCTCCGACAGTTCCCGCTCGATCTCGGTGATCGCCCGATCTATCCCGTCGGTGTCGAGGTCGGGACCGAACGCCACGTCGGCCGACACCAGCAACCGGCCCGGTCCGAAGTAGACCGTTCGAAAGTCGATGATATCGGCTACGTCGTCGTTTGCCCGGATGATGTCTTCGAGCTTCTGCTCTTCGTCTCTGGGGAGACTCTCGCCCAACAGGAGCCGTTTGTTCTCCCAGGCCAGCGCCAGGGCAAAGCCCATCAGCATGATCCCGATCAACACCGCCGAGAGCTGATCGAAGAGCTCGTTGCCCGTCTGCTGGGTGAGAAAGAGTCCGACGAGCGCGATGACGATGCCGGTCAGCGCGATGGTGTCCTCGGTCAGTGCCGTCAGCGTCGTCACGTCGCTGGTCTTGCGGAACGCTTCCTTGTAACCGCTCCAGTCGTTCGCGTCGATCTGGCGTTGCATCTCCGCGCGGGCCTTCCACAGTGCCCACGTCTCGAAGGCGAACGCAGCCAGCAAGACGGTGTAGTTGACCCACAGCGGATCGAGCCACGCCGGTGGCGTGTACTGGATGAACAGGAAGTCGACGCTGCCCTGGGCGGCCTCGGAACCGTGGCCACCAGCCGCGATCTCGTTGTACCCGTGTTTCAGGCTCTCCCAGCCCGCGATCCCGAAGAGGAACACCGAGACGAGGAAGCTATAGAAGAACTGTGCCTTCCCGTAGCCGAAGGGGTGTCTCCGGTCGCGTTCGCGGCCGCTGTAACGGATTCCGATGAGCAGGAACACCTGGTTTCCCGTGTCGGAGATACTGTGATACGTCTCCGACAGCATCGCGGCGCTCCCGGTCAGGAGGAACCCGAAGAACTTCAGGACCGCGATGGCGCCGTTGGCGACGAGGGCGGCGAGGACGACTGATCTGCTTCCGGCCATTAGGTGTCTTCTCCAGCCCCGCACCCAAAGTGGTTCTGGATTTATAGCTGGCGCCCGTCGTCCCGGTATGCTCACCGCCATCTCTGATACGCACGGGACCGACGATCACCGACTGGACGGCGCGACCCTGAGAGCCGTCCAGTCGGCCGATCACGTGGTCCACGCGGGCGATTTCACGACCGAACGGGTCCTCGACGACGTCGAGCGCGTGGCACCCTCGCTCACGGCGGTCGTCGGGAACAACGACGGGGCCGCGATCAGGGAGCGTCTCCCCTCGGTCGGGATCTGTGCGTGGGCGGGCCTGACAGTGCTGGTCGTTCACGGACACGAACACACGGAGACGGGGCTCACGATGCTCGCGCGACAGGAGGGAGCCGACGTGGTGGTGGTCGGTCACTCACATCGGCCGGAGTTGCGGGCACGTGACGAACGGTTGCTCGTCAACCCCGGGAGTTACGCCGACCCGCGGCGGTACCGGGCAGCCCACGCCGAACTCGACGTGACTGCCGATGGCGTCCGAGCCCGTCTGTGCTCGCCCGACGGGGAGACGCTCGAATCGGTTCAGTGGGAGCAGTGACGACACGGGATCGTGCCGGTGGAATACCAGTGGTGGAGTGTTGGACTGGATTCCACGGGCCGGCGCACGTGGGTATATGACACACACGCTAAAGGAGCTACTGGAGAGTCAAAGACCCGTTTTACACACGGCGCTGGGAGTACCATAGGACCGTCACCGCGGCGAGAACAACCGCGCCGCCGGCGAAGAAGGCGATTCCCGGCGGGACCGCCGTCGCCGCCTCGGCGCCACCCTGTGTCGCCCCGTCGATAGCGCCGACCGCAGTGTCGGTGAACCCGCCGTCGGCGACGGTCCCGTTCTCGGCGTAGAGACTCGGCTGTGGATCGGTCGTGTCAGCGCTCCCACTGCGGACGGTCGGCCCGAACAGGGCCGAGAGTCCGTCCCCGAACACCTCCTGGACGAACGCGCTGGCGAGCCCGACGACGGCGAGTCCACCCAGCAGGTTCGAGAGCATCGAGCGCAACCCGGAGGTCTCCTGCTCGTCGCCGGCACAGATGACGAGCGGCTGGTTCGCGGGGGCGAACACGTCCATCTCGCGGCCCTTCTGTGAGTACGCGGTGTCGACCACCTCGACGGCACCGGCGTTTTCGAGTTTGTCGAGGTGGTACTGGGCGTTCTGGAGGGACGTGTCGACACGGTCCGCGAGCTCGCCCGGCGGGGCCGGCTCGCGGTTGAGCTCCGCGAGTAAGTTCCGGGCGGTCTCTGCCGAGAGTGCGGACAACACGTCGTCCGCGTCCTCGCTGTCCACGCCGATGACCCGAGGTTCGGCGTCGGGGGTTGCCGGGTCCCGAGAGGGAAGCAGCGACATACGATCACGTATGTTCTATCGGGTTATGAGTCTTTGCCAAGGTCAGACAGTCGTTGCACATATCGCTCAAATATGGATTTCACTCTCGAAAATCGGCCGTCTCGGGCCGTCTTCCGGCTGGTGGCGAAACATCTTTGATGCCGCGCTGACAACTGCGGATATGGTCGACGTCATCACGCTGGGAATCCTGGCTGCCGTGCTGCTGTTTTTCTTCTTCATGTATCTCATGCTCCGGCGGACCTTCCTCGGGTTCAAAGAGGGGTTCCAACAGAGCAAGGAGAAGTAGTGGCGAAAACTGTTTGTGGCCGTCGCTAACAGTAGCGATATGGACCCGCGTATCCGCGAACACGCAGACGTCATCGTCGACCACTCCATCGATCTGAGCGCCGGTGACGACATCGTCATCGACGCACACCCGGTCTCGGAGGACCTCGTCGTCGCGCTCCACGAAGCCGCCGCCGACCGCGGGGCGAACCCGCTGGTCGTCCAGGAACGACTCGGCGAACGGTTCCGTCGGGCGTATCTCCGGAACCGCGAGGAGTTCGAGACCCCGAGTCACGTCCAGGCGCTCTACGAGGAGATGGACGCCTACATCGCGATCCGCGGGAGCGCGAACGTCACCGAGACCAGCGACGTCGATCCCGAGGTGACAAGCGCCTACCAGCAGGCCCAGCAACCGCTGTTGAACGAGCGACTCTCGAAGACCTGGTGTCTCACCCAGTTCCCCGCCGCCGCCAACGCCCAACTGGCCCAGATGTCTACCGAAGGCTACGAGAACTTCGTCTGGGACGCCGTCCTGAAAGACTGGGACGCGGTCCGGGAACACCAGTCCCAGATGGTCGAGATCCTCGACCCCGCCCAGGAGGTCCGTATCGTCTCCGGCGAGACGACCGACGTGACGATGTCGGTCGCCGGCAACGAGACGCTCAACGACTACGGCGAGAAGAACCTCCCCGGCGGCGAGGTGTTCACCGCGCCGGTTCGGGACAGCGTCGAGGGGGAAGTGCTGTTCGACAAGCCGCTGTACCACCAGGGTCGGGAGGTCACCGGCGTCCGCCTTCGCTTCGAAGACGGCGAGGTTGTCTCCCACAGCGCCGAGAAGAACGAGGACCTGCTGACCGAAGTGCTCGATACCGACGAGGGCGCCCGCTATCTGGGCGAACTCGGTATCGGGATGAACCGCGACATCGACCGGTTCACCTACAACATGCTGTTCGACGAGAAGATGGGCGACACTGTCCACATGGCTATCGGGCGTGCCTACGAAGAGAACGTCGGCGAGGCAAACGAACAGAACGAGTCGGCCGTCCACGTCGACATGATCGTCGACATGAGCGAGGATTCATACATCGAGGTGGACGGAGAGGTGGTCCAGCGGAACGGGACCTTCGTTTTCGAGGACGGCTTCGAGGACTGAGAGCACCGAAAGACCTCGCCTCGGAACGGCGACCGGCGGGAGCAGCTGAGATAGGTTCGAGAGTCACTCTTTCTCCAGTCTCGCCGACGAAGTGTCGGATTCGGCGAGATCGTCCATGAGCGGAGGTCGCCGACGGGGCGAAAGACGTTCCGTAGCCGAGATGTGTCGTACCGTACCACGAAGCCGACCACGGACAGGAGACTTATGACCGCTGCCGGGGTAGAGACGGGTATGCGCGACCAGCCACCCCTCCTCGTCCGTGCCGTCTGGTTCCTGTTCGTCGGCTGGTGGCTCACCGGGCTCTGGCTCGCCGCCGCCTGGCTGTTGAACCTCACCCTCGTCGGCATCCCGCTGGGGATCGCTCTGATCAACCGGGTCCCGCTGGTGGTGTCGCTCAAGCGCCGGGACCCACCGGTTGCGGAACGGACGACCGAGTCGTACTCGTGGCCGGTTCGTGCGGTGTGGTTCGTCTGTATCGGCTGGTGGGCGAGCGCCCTCTGGACGGCGGCCGCGTACGCGGTGACGCTGACGATCGTCGGTATCCCCGTCGCCGTCTGGATGCACGCCAGACTACCCTTCGTCGTCTCTCTGTACGACTACTGACCCGTACCTGTTAGCGCGAACGAAGGATACTCCCCTCTCCAGCCCAACACGTGGCTATGGCAGTCGGACAGGTAGAGTTGGCGTTGCGGGTCGCTGCCGGCCTGTTCGTCATCGTTGCCCCCACCGTCCTCTTCCTGGGACTGTGGCACGGGCTGGAAGCGATGCGTGACGACGAGTTGGTCCAGCGGGCCAAACAGCGGGCGGAAACGATGGACACAGACGGCAGTGCCTGGAACGGAGACTCCGCCTCGGTCCGGGCGGCGGCTACGGGGGCCGACCCGATCCCCGACGAGACGGTCGCCTGTGACAACTGCGGCACTTACAACTGCGAGGACGTGACGTACTGTCGGGACTGTCTCAGCGATATTTCGGGGTAGCACGCGCTTGGCTCCCCGCGGGACAGACCAGACGCCGCCACGACGGGGCAGCGCCGGCACGTTGAAGCTCCGGTCGGTCCATGCCCCAGCCATGAGCGACTCAGGGCTCATCGAGACGGCCGACCCCGACGAGGCGTTCGCCGCCCTCGCCGACGCCACTCGCGTCGACATCCTCCGTGCGCTGTGGGACCACCAGGGAGAGACGCTGACGTTCTCGGAGCTGCGCGACGCCGTCGGCGTCGCCGACTCCGGGCAGTTCAACTACCACCTCGACAAACTCACGGACCGCTTTCTCACGAAGACCGGCGACGGCTACGAACTGACACTGGCCGGGATCGCGGTCAACGGCGCGATCCACGCGGGCGCGTTCACGATGGACGGTTCCACCGACTCCTTCGATCTCGACGACGCCTGCCCGTCCTGTGGCCGCTCCCCGACGTTCAGCTATCAGGACGAACGCGTCCGGATCGAGTGCGATCGCTGTGAGATGGTCGCGACGACGATGGTCCCGCCGGGCGTGTTCGCCGGCTACGACCGCGAGCAGTTCCCCGAGGTGACCAGTCGCTACTTCCGGACCATCTTCTATCAGCTCTCGAACGGGTTCTGTTGGGACTGTGAGGGGCGTCTCCGGACGGACATCCGGCGGTCGAGCGACGCTCACCCCGAACGCGGCCCGACCGACCGAGCGGACCTCCCGCTGGTCCGTTATGAATGCGAGCGCTGTGGGTCGGAGATCACCGGCGATCTGGGCGTCGCGCTGGTGACCCATCCGGCGGTCGTCGCCTTCTACTACGACGCCGGGGTCGACGTCCGCGAACACCCGTTCTGGGAGTTCAGCGCCTGGAACACAGACCAGGCCTGGATCGAGCAGGAGGAGCCGTTCCGGGCGCGGGTCCAGTACACCGTCGACGATGTGACGCTGACGCTGGTCGTCGACGGTGATCTGGACGTTCTCGACGTCGAGCGCGTGGACTGACTCCCGCACGACAGCGCGTCACCGGCGCTGTCACCCGAGCGTGTTCACCCACCTGAAGAACCACACTCCGACGACGAGTATCACCAGACCGAGACCGACCACCAAGACGGCACCGATCCAGTTCCCGGCACGATAGGCCAGCGTCCGGTCGTACTCGACATCCTCTTGCCTGAGCGCCGTGACGAGGCAGATCACGAACACGAACATCACCGCAACCGGAGACCATACGATATTCATCCCGATATCCCCGGCGAGGACCGTTCCAGCCGCGAGGACGAGGCTTCCGACGATTCCTATCGCGGAGCCGGCGGCGTAGAGATGTCGGGGCTTCATCCTCGCTCCGTGTCGCTTCTACACCGTCAGGAAAAATATATCTATCGCGAGATGAGGACTTGGAATTAATCGCCTGCCGCAGCCTGCCCGCCGGCCGTTCCACTCGAAACGGGCGTCCGCTCGACGACAGTCGCGTCGTAGGTCGGGTACTGCTCGACGATCTCCCCTTTTTCGAGGTCGCCGTCCCCGATCATCTCCTCGAGGAGCCACCAGGCGAGTTCGACGTGGTCGGACTTGACCGTGTAGAACTCCTCGGGGACGCCCAGATCGACGAACCGTTGCTCGCTGGCCCAGGCTTTCCCGTAGACGAGCGTCCCGTCCTCGGTCACCTCGTCGAAGGGCCGGCGGATGTTCCGGGCCATCCGTTTCAGCCGCGAGCGGTGCTGAGCGGCGTCCTTGAAGACGCTCGTACAGAAGTAGACCTTCTCGTGGTCGCCCATCTGTTCGAGGATGTCGTGGCTCCCCTCGACGGCGCTCATGTGGTCGTCTTTGAGTTCGAACCCTTCCTCCTGCATCCGGCGGTAGTTCCCGTCGGACATCTCGAACTCGTTGATGTTACAGAAGTCCGCGGCCCCTTCGTCTAAGAACTCCAAGAACTCCGGTTCGGCGCGGATGCCGGGAATCTCGAAGGCCGGTGTCAGCCCCTCTTCGCGGGCGATGTAGAGGATCTCCTCCCACTCGGTGCCGTGGAGGTCACCCCACTGTTCCAGCGGTGGGTGGAACCGGATCTCGTCGAGACCGGCTTCGGAGAGGCGGCGCATGTTCTCGCGGCCGCCCGGAATTCCAGTATAGAGGTGGGTGTGGTGGTCCTCGCCGAACTCGTCTTTCAAGAGTTCGAGGTAGTGACAGGTCCGGCCGAGCGCCTCTTGGGGTTCGCCGCCGGTGATCGAGGTCCCCAGCGCGCTCATCCGTTTTGCCTCCTCGATGACGTCCTCGTCGGACTCGACGGGCCGCTCGTTGGCGTACATCTGGGTGACGTTCTTTCGGTTCTCCCCGAGCGGACAGTAGAAACAGTCCCGCTGGTCACAGTAGCCGTAGACGAACAGTACCATCTTGCCGCCTTTGGCACACTGTTCGCAGCCCTCGGAGATCATTGCGTGTCCAGAGACAGATCGCCCAGCGGGAAAAAGCGTGCGCATCGGCTCGCCCGTGTGGCCCGTGCCCATGCCTTTAGGCCGATGGCGCTCCCAGCAGCGGTATGCAGGACACTGCCCGCCGACGCGGGCTCGCGATTGTCTTCGCCGTTGTCTTTCTTGATCTCCTGGGCTTTGGCATCATCATCCCCATTCTCCCCTACTACACGCGGTCGTTTCCCGGCGGGACCGAGTTCGTTATCGGGCTGCTGGCCGCGTCGTACTCGGCGATGCAGTTTGCCTTCGCTCCCTTCCTGGGCTCGCTGTCCGATCGGGTCGGCCGGCGGCCCGTACTGATCCTCTCGCTCTGTGGCTCGGTGATCGCCTGGACGGTGTTCGGGCTCGCCGAGGCCCTCTGGCTGCTGTTCGTCTCGCGGATGCTCGCGGGGGCGATGGGCGGGAACCTCTCGACGGCACAGGCCTACGTCGCCGACGTGACCCCGCCGGAACGCCGGGCCGCGGCACTGGGGTACATCGGAGCCGCATTCGGCCTGGGGTTCATCTTCGGTCCCGGGATCGGTGCCGTGCTGAGCTTCGACGCCACCGTCGCCGCCGTCGACGCCGCGGTGCCCGCCGCGGTCCCGATCACCCGGTTCTCGCTGCCGAGTTTCGCCGCCGCCGTCGCCAGCCTCGGTGGCGTCGTCGTCGCGGTGCTCTTCCTCCCCGAATCCCGCTCGGCGGGCGATGAGACGACCGAGCGCACCTCCTCGGTCGCCCAGCTCAGACGCGCGCTCGCCACTGCCGGACTCCGAGAGCTCCTGACGGCGTTCTTTCTGGTCTCGTTTGCCTTCTCGGGCGTCCAGATCATGTTTATCCCCTACGTCGCCGACATCTACGGCTACACTGCCGCACAGAGCGCGTTGCTGCTGACCTACATCGGCGCTCTCGCGGTCCTGACACAGGGTGTCCTCGTCGGGCCGCTGACCGCCCGCTACAGCCCCACGACGCTCTCGCTGGCCGGAACCGGAGTGCTCGCTCTCGGCGTCGGCGCGTTGCCGTTCTCGAAGGGACTGGGAGCCGTTCTCCCCTCACTGACGGGGGTAGTCCCGTTTCTCACGCCGGACCTGCTGGGGCTGCTCGTCGTCCTGACGCTCCTGCCCCTCGGAAACGGCATCCTCTCGGTGACGCTGACGGCGCTCGTCTCACAGCGTGCAAGCGCCGACCTCCAGGGGAGTGCCTTCGGCGTCACGCAGGGCGCGGGTAGCCTCGCCCGGACGGTCGGCCCGCCCGTGATGGGCGGCCTGTACGCCGTCGTCGGCTACTGGTCGCCGTTCGTCGTCGGGAGCCTGCTCTTGGTTCCCGTGGCCGCGCTCGTGATTCGACTCCGGAGTCAGTCGGCCCCACCCGAGCCACCTGAACCCCGGCCAGCTGACCCGGGCCACATCAGATAGGGACGGCTTTCATACATCTCGGGTGACAGTTGTCGGTATGGATGACGAGGAGCGGGACCCCGTAGGTGGCCCCCTACCGGCCGCCGAATCCATCGACGAACGACTCCTCGCGGTGAGTGAGACACTCATCCGGTACGTCGAGGTCGTCGCGGCGCTCGTGTTGGTGGTGCTCTTTGCGATCGGCGTCTTCGATCTCGGCCTCCAGATCTTCCAGAGCGCGGCTAGAGGCGACATCACCGACCCTCTGGTCGTCGTCGGGTTCATCGACACCGCGTTGCTCCTGTTCATCATCGTCGAGGTGTACCAGACCGTTGTCGCCTACACCCAGGAGAGCGAGACCCGCCGGATCGTCCGGTTGGTCATCTATACGGGCGTCATCGCGATGGTCCGGAAAGCGATCATCTTCCGGACCGGGGAGTACGCCAACGAGCGACTGGCCTTGCTGGCTGCGGTGTCGTACACCGTCATCATCTTCGGGCTGGTCGCCTTGCTCCTCGTCGAGCGCCGGACCCGCGTCGACGACGCCGCGCCGACGCCAGAAAGCAATTAACGACCGGTCTCGTAGCCCGGAGCATGCTGCTGGTGCTGTGTGTCGACCTCGACGACGATCTCGGTCGCAAGACCGACGTGGAGACGCCGGTCGTCGGCCGCGACGCCGTCGGGGAGGCCGCAGTGGCGCTCGCAGAGACCGATCCCGAGGACTCTGACGTCAACGTCCTCTTCGAGGGGGTCCACATCCACGACGCGATCACCGACGAACCCGTCGAAGTCGCCGCAGTCACCGGTGTCGACGGTAGCGACGTCGCCGCGAACCGCGCCGTCGGCGAGGAACTCGACACGGTGCTGGCCTCCCTGACCGCACGCGAGGACGTCCGTGCGCTGGTGGTCACCGACGGCGCACAGGACGAGTCGGTCGTCCCGGTCATCCGTTCGCGGGTCCACATCGACGGCGTCCGCCGGGTCGTCGTCCGCCAGGCACAGGACCTCGAATCGATGTACTACACCATCAAGCAGGTGCTGGACGACCCGGAGACCCGCGGGACGATTCTCGTTCCGCTCGGCATCCTCCTGCTCATCTACCCCGTGACGATCCTGCTGGACTATCTCGGCTGGCCGGGATCGGCACTGGGTGTCATCTCCGGGCTCTTCGGGCTCTACCTGCTCGGTCGCGGGCTCGGCGTCGAGCAGTTGCTCGACGACCTCGTCCAGCAGACGACCGCCGGGCTCTACGCCGGACGAGTGACGATCATCACCTACGTCGTCGCCGCTGCTCTGCTGTTTATCGGTGGTGTCAACGGCGTCCAGCTGCTGGAGTCGTTGCCCGACCCGGTCTCGGCCGTCGAGGTGGTTTCGGCGCTGGTCTACGGTGCCATCCAGTGGTTCGCGGTCGCGGGCGTCACCTCCAGTCTGGGCCGGGTCACCGACGAATACCTCCGCGAGAAGTTCGAGTGGCGCTACCTCAACGCGCCGTTCTACGTACTCGCTATCTCGGCGGTGCTCCACGGCGTCAGCGGCTTTTTCCTCGGCTTTCAGGACCTCCAGTATCTCGCCGCGGTGTTGACCGGCGGGACGCTGCTCGGCCTGTCCAGCACGCTCGCGTTCGCCGTTGCCGAATCCCGCCTGGAGACGGCTGATCGAGTGAACCAAGGACCTGGCGGTCCCTCCTCGGAGTGATGTACGTCTCCCGTGCCGTCGAGAGTATCCGTTCGGACCCGATCGAGGGGGAATCGATCGGGTTGGTACTGGAAACGGCTCCCGATGCCGACCCCGACGCCGTCGCCGCGGCCGCCGAGGCCGCAGGCGCGACCGTCGACCGACACCTCCAGTTCGGCGATCTCGCCGTGACGGTCCCCCAGATGGCTGTCGACGATATCTGTACCGTCGACGGGCTGGCCGCCGTCCAGACCACTGACGCCATCTCGATCACCCACGAGGACGCCGCCGACGAAGACGTCGAGTTCGACGACTGACTTTCGCACTGTTTTTGAGACTGCCGGGCTACCTTCCAGTGAGGGCACGTAGCTCAGTCCGGATAGAGCGTCGGACTTCTATCCCCGTCGCGACTGCGAGGGGGGAAGAGATCCGACGGTCGTGGGTTCGAATCCCACCGTGCCCGTCCCGAGACTGTCGGTTACTTACTTCCCCGCTCAAGCCCCGATAGCAAAGGGTACAGACACTCTCTGACAGCATCTCAGAATAAATCTGAGACTCAGATTTCGGAGTTCGTCCATCTCCTGAACGGCCCCCGACGCCATCTGTCGATTTCCATTGTTCCCCGACGGCGTAGGGGGTGTCCGACGTGATCTTCGAGCCCCGTGTCGAGTTTACTTCCGGGAGTGACAAGCGGAGACAGCTATCTCGTTTGGGAATCGAACGGTCATTCTGCGACCCCCTTCAGGGGCACAGAATCGACGATGGTGTTGCGCCGACGCCAACCGCGATACCGACGGTGTTGTCGTCGACGAGGTGACGGTAACTGACACCGCTGATGAAACAGACCCCTGACACAACGCTGCCGGTAGAAACTGGACCACAGCGGCGTCTGCACAGACCAGCCGATACAGTCGTTCAAAACGTTCCAACTGCGCCGAGAGCTACACGGAAACTGGACGAGGGCGTGACAGACACGCAAACATACCGTCCGATGGACGATGATCCCGAAAAAGCTCGACCGTACTGTGTGGTAACGCCGCCGAGCGCGCCGCGGAGCTACATCCCGCTGTAGGCGCTGGCGAGTTGGTTGATCACTTCCTCGTTGGAGTTGCCGGAGATGAACGAGGAGATCGCGGAATTGACGCCGGAAGCCGCTTCCGGCGGCGCGGCGAGACCGTGAGCGACCGACGCCGGCTGGCCGCTGCTGTTCTGGAAGTCGTTGATCTGGTCGGCCGAGAAGTCGTTGAACGGGTCCGTCGAGACGTCGGTCCGGGGCGGGATCGCACCCTTGCCGGGGTTGAAGATCTCTTGGGCCTGGGTGGTTCCGACGAAGCGACACCACAGCGTCGTCGCCTCGGGCGAGGGGTTGTCGATCGGGTACGGGAACGAGTCGATGACGAGCGAGTAGTAGCTGTCACTGCCAGGGAACGGGACGTAGTCCCACCCCTCACCGTAGGTGAAGTCGTTGACGTAGTAGGTGCTTGCGGCCCAGTCGCCCTGGTGGATGAAGGCGGCGTCGCCGTTGATGACCTGAGAGTTGGCCTCCGTCCAGGAGATCGAACCGGCGTCGCTTGGGTAGAACTCGCTGTAGTCCCGGACGATGTCCAGTGCGGCCCCGAGTTCGTCACGGTAGGACTCGACGGCGCCGTCCTCGAACACTTCGGAGTAGGTCTGGCCGTCCTGTTGGGCCAGGAAGACGGTCTCGAACAGTTGGACCGTCGACCAGGGGGCGTTGGTCTGGTGGGCCATCCCCGTGTAGCCGGCGTCGGCGACAGCTTCGAGCCCGTCGACGACATCCGAGGGCGTGTTGAAGTCCGACGGGTCCACGCCGGCGTCCTCAACGACGCTGACGTTGTAGAAGAGATTGTTGAGTCGGTGGATGTTCAGCGGCACCGTCACGTAGTTGCCCGACGGCTGGGCGACGTTCCGGACGCCCTCTAGGTAGGCCTCTTTCATGTTGTTGTGGTCCCAGACCGATTCCTCGATGTCTTCGAGGAGGTTCGCGTCCGTGTATGGGATCAGTGCCTTGCCGGGCCAGTTCTGCCAGGTACTCGGGTGGTTGCCGTTCTGGATTCGAGTCCGGATGTTGGACTGGAGGTTCGTTCCGGCACCGCCGGCGATGAGGTTCTCGTCGAAGTCGACGAACGGATACTCCTCCTGGAAGGCGTCCATCACTGACTGGATCGCCTCCAGGCCGTCGCCCTCGCCCCACCAGTGGGCGATTTCGAGGGTGTTTGTCTCGGTCTGGCCGTCGCTGCCGTCGCCACTGCTGCCGTCACCGCTCCCGCCGTCGCTGCCACTGCCGCCGTCACCGCTGCCGCCGTCACCGCTGCCGCCGTCGCCACCACAGCCGGCGAGGGACGCAGCCCCAGCGGCACCAGCGATTCGCAGCGCGTTCCGTCTCGATAGGTTCCGGTCCGAGTCGTTGTCTGACATCAGTATCGTCTTACCTTCCGGTTGATCATGTAAAAGCCGTTCTATGACAACAGGG
Above is a window of Haloarcula halophila DNA encoding:
- a CDS encoding DUF373 family protein, which produces MLLVLCVDLDDDLGRKTDVETPVVGRDAVGEAAVALAETDPEDSDVNVLFEGVHIHDAITDEPVEVAAVTGVDGSDVAANRAVGEELDTVLASLTAREDVRALVVTDGAQDESVVPVIRSRVHIDGVRRVVVRQAQDLESMYYTIKQVLDDPETRGTILVPLGILLLIYPVTILLDYLGWPGSALGVISGLFGLYLLGRGLGVEQLLDDLVQQTTAGLYAGRVTIITYVVAAALLFIGGVNGVQLLESLPDPVSAVEVVSALVYGAIQWFAVAGVTSSLGRVTDEYLREKFEWRYLNAPFYVLAISAVLHGVSGFFLGFQDLQYLAAVLTGGTLLGLSSTLAFAVAESRLETADRVNQGPGGPSSE
- a CDS encoding ABC transporter substrate-binding protein; protein product: MSDNDSDRNLSRRNALRIAGAAGAASLAGCGGDGGSGDGGSGDGGSGSDGGSGDGSSGDGSDGQTETNTLEIAHWWGEGDGLEAIQSVMDAFQEEYPFVDFDENLIAGGAGTNLQSNIRTRIQNGNHPSTWQNWPGKALIPYTDANLLEDIEESVWDHNNMKEAYLEGVRNVAQPSGNYVTVPLNIHRLNNLFYNVSVVEDAGVDPSDFNTPSDVVDGLEAVADAGYTGMAHQTNAPWSTVQLFETVFLAQQDGQTYSEVFEDGAVESYRDELGAALDIVRDYSEFYPSDAGSISWTEANSQVINGDAAFIHQGDWAASTYYVNDFTYGEGWDYVPFPGSDSYYSLVIDSFPYPIDNPSPEATTLWCRFVGTTQAQEIFNPGKGAIPPRTDVSTDPFNDFSADQINDFQNSSGQPASVAHGLAAPPEAASGVNSAISSFISGNSNEEVINQLASAYSGM